Proteins from one Camelina sativa cultivar DH55 chromosome 8, Cs, whole genome shotgun sequence genomic window:
- the LOC104707551 gene encoding putative lipid-binding protein AIR1, whose amino-acid sequence MAPRTSLTLFLSLNLLFFTYTSATCSKCLPTPTTPTTPTTPTTPSSGTCPRDSLQLGVCANVLKLVDLTLGNPPVKPCCTLIQGLADLEAAVCLCTLLKVNILGINLNLPIDLSVLLNVCGRKAPTNFQCA is encoded by the coding sequence ATGGCACCAAGAACCTCCCTTACACTCTTCCTTTCTCTCAACCTCCTCTTTTTCACTTACACCTCTGCAACATGTTCCAAGTGCCTCCCCACCCCAACTACGCCAACCACCCCAACTACGCCAACCACCCCAAGCTCAGGGACTTGTCCTAGAGATTCCCTACAGCTTGGTGTTTGCGCCAATGTGCTCAAGCTAGTGGACCTAACATTGGGAAACCCACCTGTAAAGCCATGCTGCACTCTCATCCAAGGCTTGGCTGACCTTGAGGCTGCAGTCTGCCTCTGCACTTTGCTCAAGGTTAACATTCTTGGAATCAACCTTAACCTTCCCATCGATCTCAGCGTACTCCTCAATGTTTGCGGTAGAAAAGCTCCAACGAATTTCCAGTGCGCGTAA